The region GTTTCGGCTTACCCAAAACAGGTAACTTACCAAATGGTCCTTAATTTTCTCAATGGAGGGGCGGCAATTAATGTTTTTTCAAGACATGTTGGAGCCAAAGTTTATGTTGTTGACGCAGGAATTGACGGAGATTTTGACGTTAAAAATGATTACTTTATAAACGCAAAGATTGGCTACGGAACAAATGATTTTACAAAAGGACCGGCAATGAGCAGAGAACAGGCGGAAAAATGCATCGAATATGGCAGAAAAATAGCAAAGGAAGCTATTGAAAGTGGGGCTGACCTTTTGGTTGTGGGGGATATGGGAATAGGAAACACGACAACCGCCTCAGCCATTGCGGTATCGTTTGGTTTTGACATAGACGAAATATTAGATATTGGAACTTTCATTGATAAAGATGGGTTAAAAAGAAAAAGAAAAGCTATACAGAAAGCCATAGAAATAAATAATCCTGATAAAAATGATCCCGTAGATGTACTTGCAAAAGTTGGGGGGTTCTGTTTTGGGCAGATGGCTGGATTCATTCTCAAATCAGCTGAGGAAAAAATTCCTGTTTTGATCGACGGTTTTCCCACAACTGCTGGTTTATTGCTTGCATGGAATATGGATCATAATGTGCTCAGGTATGTGTTTGCGGGCCATAGATCGATGGTAAAAGGTCATAAAGTGATACTTGACGCGCTCAATCTCAGGCCAATTCTCGATCTTAATATGCGACTTGGAGAAGGCACAGGTGCCGTCCTGTCGATTCCAATAATTGAAGCTGCAATAAAGATGATCGGGGAAATGTCTACTTTTGAAAGTGCCGGGGTTTCAAAAGGAGTAGATCAGGTAAAATGATTACTTTGATAACAGGTGGTATGAAATGTGGGAAAAGCTCGTTTGCACTGAAATATATACTGAGTAAAAATTATAAAAACCGGGCATTTCTGGCAACAGCTGTTCCTTTTGACGAAGACATGAGAAGAAAAATCGAAAAACATCGAATAGAACGAGGAAATTTATTTGAAACATTTGAAGAACCGCTTAACATTGCAGGAACTCTCAAAAAAATTGACGAAAATTACGAGGTTATTTTGTTCGAATGCCTTACAACATACTTAGGAAATCTCTACTATTACAATGTCGATGTTGAAAAATATGTTTCCGATTTTGTCGGTGTAATCAGTTCAATGAAATCAGACATTGTTATAGTTACCAACGAAGTGGGATGGTCAATAGTGCCTGAAAATAATCTTGCCAGAAAATATGCTGAAACATTAGGAAAAATAAACTCAAAAATAGCATCTTTCTCAGATAGAGTGTATGTAGTTATTTCAGGAATTTCGGTGAGAATCAAATGAAAAGAATGATTGGGACAACTTCATGGCTTTTTCCCGGAACTTATTATGAAAATGCACGGCTCGTGGCACAGAATGTTGATTTTGTTGAACTACTTGTTTACACATGGGATGAAGAAACACAAAATATCATCGATGTAGAGATCGATAAATTGAATAACCTGACAGAAAAATATGGTCTTCTTTATACAGTGCACCTACCTACAGATAAAATAGAAAATGTTTTCAGTGCGTACAGGTATTTTACTATCTCGAAATTAAAAATAGTGAATTATGTGCTTCATCCTATCGAAGGAGTTGAAGTGTTTCTGTCTTTGAATGGATCAAACATGTCTCTGGAAAACCTTAAAGAAAAAATAGTCTACCACGAAAAAATGACATTTGACGTAGGACATCACTTACTGGGGAAAAAATTTGACACGGGATTTTTAAAAAATGTCAATGAAATACATTTGATGGGAGTTTCCCAACAGAAAGACCATCTCAGAGTAAACGAGGAAACCTTGATAAAGATATCAAAAATTTTTGGAGATTCAATCGAAAAAATTCGGTTGTGGTGCATCGAGGTTTTTGACATAAACGATATGCTTGAATCTCTCTCGCTGGTTAAAAGCTTTCTCAATAGGTGGGAAATCAAATGATGAATGATTTTCTAACGGCTCTCTCTTTTATCTCGAGATTGCCGGTCAAACTCAACAATACCGAAAATTTTGAAACAAACATAAAAAAAGCACCTTCTTATTTTACCCTGGTTGGGTACATTCCAGGCTTTATCTATTTTTTCACCTCACTATGGAGTGAGAACATCTTTATAAGAATAGCCGGGATTGCAGCTGGATTTTACCTGTTTGACCTTTTCCATTTTGATGGACTCTTAGATATGCTCGATGGATTTTTGAATCAATCAGACAAAGAAAAAAGGCTTCTAATTATGTCTAAAGGAAATGTTGGTCCATTCGCGGTTTTTTATGGAACCCTTTATGTCATAGCATTTTATAATTTATTTTCTCATCTGGATCCGACAGACTTCTTATTTGGTTCAGTTTTTGGCAGATATTCTATGAGTATACTGATATCTATCTCAAAACCAGCCAAAAATACAGGCCTTGGTGCCATGTTTTTTCCTGCTTACAAATACACTCCCTTGATAGCTGCCTTGTTTTCAGCTCCAATGCTCTGCCTGGGGTGTGTAAAATTTATTCTGTCTTTCCTTGTATCATTTCTGACTGCGATATTTGTAAAAATAATATCAGAAAAAAAGATCTCTGGAATAACTGGAGACGTAATCGGCGGTACATCTTTGTTGTCACAAATGTTTATATTGCTTTCAATAGCTGGTGTTGAATTGTGAGTAGACTATTAATGTTGATTTTTGCGGTATTTGTTGATATTCTCCTTGGAGAGTACCCGAATATAATTCATCCAGTTGCTTACATGGGAAAGATAGGTAAGCTTTTCGATAAATACGTTAACAACAAAGGGCAAAGCAAATCTACCAGATTTTTATCTGGCCTCTGTGCTGAAATGATTGAAATATCTGTATGGTGCTGCATGTTAATTTTTTTGAGGATATCGCTTAAATCAAAAATAATAGAATATGTAATATTAACCTGTTTACTCAAAGCGACATTTTCTATTCGTGGCTTGTACGAACATGTTAGAAAATGTTCCACAGACAATATTGCAAAATTGCGAAAATCTGTTTCGATGATTGTCAGCAGAGGTACAGAAAAACTTGACAAGCCACATCTTTATTCTGCTGCTATAGAGAGCCTTTCTGAAAACATTTCTGACAGCATAACCGCCCCACTGTTTTATTATATTCTTTTCGGTCTTGATGGTGCGTTGATTTATAGAATTGCGAATACATACGATGCACTTTTTGGCTACCATTCTGAAAAATATGAGTGGTTTGGAAAGTTCTGTGCAAGATTAGACGATGCTTTAAATTTTATTCCAGCTCGCATCACAGCATTCCTTATCCTGTTATTCAGCCCAAAAAACGCGTGGAAATATATCAAAAAATACGGTTCTATAAAAATCAACGCTACTTACCCCATGAGCGCATTCGCAGGTGTTTTACAGATAGGTATTGAAAAAATAGGTTATTACAGATTTGATGGGCAATTACCTCAAAAAGAAGATTTAAAAAGGGCACTGATTCTTTATATTAAGGTTGTAAGTTTGATTTTGATAATTGCTGTATTAATTCTGATACTGAAGTTATTGGGTGATCGGGCATGAAGATTTTTCATGGCGGTATCAACAGAGAAGAGTTTACAGATTTTTCCATATCGGTCAACCCTATAAAACCGCCATTTTTTGAAAAATTGTTTTCAAACAAACTTGTCGAATATTGTGGAAAATATACTTATATTGAACAGCTCGAAGAAAAATTTGCAAAGCGTTATGGTGAAAACACAGTAATTCTGGCTGGTGCAACTGAAGCTCTTCAGATCATAGGATTTACCTTGATGGAAGATTCAGAAGTAATTATACCAATCCCAAGTTACGGCGAGTATGCGCGAATAGCATCATTCAAAGCACACAGGATTCATTTCGTTGATATTCTGGATTATAAAAACAGAAAACTGGATTACAGCATCCTTGAAAACTACATAAAAGATTTAAAAAGAAAAAACAGATCGGGGAAAAACACAGTTATTATCCTGGGAAACCCCAATAATCCTACGGGATATTATGAGAAGAATATTGCTTCATTTGTTGACCGTAATATAGACGAAAGAACAACCTTAGTGATAGACGAAGCATTTGTGGATTTTATTCCGGAAAAGGATAGAGTAGATTTGTCTGATTTTGAAAACACCATTTTGATCAGAACATTTACAAAATTTTATTCAATACCCGGTATTAGAGCTGGATATGTAAAGAGCAAGAACTTCAAAAGTTTATTCGAATCTTATCGCTCTCCATGGGCTGTCGGAGCGATGGGATATTTGTTTCTGGAAACACTGTTGAGAGAAGATATATATGCGTTGAATCGCTTTGAAAAAAACACGGTTGAATATACAGAAAGGGAAAGAAAAAAATTCGAAGATTTTACTTATTTCATATCAAACACAAACTATTTTGTTGCCGAAATAGGCGATGTCGAAAAATTCCTTCAAATTCTTCATCACAATAAAATGCACGTACGAACAATGTATGATTTCAAGATGCCAAAATTTGTCAGGATTGGATTGAAAGATGAGCAATCAAACGAAAAACTGTTAAACCTTTTGAGAGATTGGAGGGAATCTTATGGGTTACATTCACGTTTATACCGGTAATGGAAAAGGCAAAACAACAGCGGCATTTGGCCTTGCTATCAGGGCGGCCTGTGCAGGGAAGAGTGTCTACATTGCCCAGTTTGTTAAGGGTATGAAGTACAGCGAGCTTGATGTATCAAAGTATATTCCAAACATCGTTGTTGAACAGCATGGAAGAAACTGTTTTATAGTAAATACCCCCACACAAGAAGATATAGATCTTGCCAGAAAAGGCTTTGAAAAAGTTTCAAAGTACATTATGGAAGGAACTTTCGATGTGATCGTACTTGATGAAATCAATATCGCTGTATATTATAAATTGATCACAGTCGATGAAGTACTTCAAGTACTTAGAAATCGTCATGAAAAACCTGAGATTATACTGACAGGTCGTTATGCACCAGAGGAATTTGTAGAATACGCAGATCTGGTTTCTGAAATCCTTGAAATAAAACACTATTATCAAAAAGGAGTAACAGCGAGAAAGGGTATAGAATTTTAACCATGTTCTACAACGGTGATTTTGAGACACCAGGTATTGTTTTCTCATCCTGGAGTGGAGGGAAAGACAGTGCCCTTGCATTTTACAAGGCGAAACAATATTTTAGACGTGTAGATTACATTTTCACCATGTTTGATGAAACATGCAAAAGAACAAGATCACATGGTTTAAAAAAACAAATCATAGAAACTCAGGCAAAAAGTATGGGAGTAAAATTTCTTTGTGGGTGTGCTGGCTGGGAAAACTATGAAGAGGTATTCACTGGGGTTCTCGAAAAACACTTCAAGGGCGGGGTAGGTGTTTTCGGAGATATAGATATTCAGGAACATCTCAACTGGGTAATAAAAGTATGTTCACGCGTAGATGTTAAAGTTTTTGAACCGCTCTGGAAGATGAACAGAAAAGAAATAATAGAAGAATTCATCTCCCTCGGTTTTAAAGCGAAGGTCGTAACAGTGAAAAAAGGTTATGAAGAACTACTCGGAAGGGAAATAGATCATGATTTTATCGATCTTGCCAGCGAACTGGGGATAGATATTTGCGGAGAAAACGGAGAATATCATACGATCGTTTACGATGGTCCGGGATTTAAAGATCGGATAGATATTTAATAGTTTTTCAGTTTTAATCAGCACAATTGATTGCTCAGCCATGCTATCGTTTCAATAACCGATGGACCATCGTGAATGATATTTTTTCCTCTCTCGATATTCATCTTGATCACTTTTTTAAACCAATTCCAATTTCTCGTTTTCAAAAGTTCTTCCACATCAACAGGAAAATCTGGTTCATGGAAAAAAATTCCAAATTCTGGTTTAATAATTTCGACAACTTCCAAATCGGGTTCTATGTAGCTCTCGCATCTGCTTGAGAAAATATTTTTACCACCTGAGAAATAAATAATATCGTCTATGAAAGTCAGCCCACCTATCGTTCTGACATGTTTTCCCAGCCACAATTCAACATAAACAGATTGATGTTGTTTTTTCCTTAACGATCCCAAATGCCAGAGTTTTTCTTGATGATGGTAAACCATTTCCTTCGCTTCTTTCAATTTGCCTGTTAACCCCCCCAGAGAAATAATATTTTCCCATATTCCATTGATAGATCTCGGTAAAGGTAAAACAAAAACTGGAAAACCTTCCTTTTTGAGCTCTTCTGATAACCTTTCCTGAATACCGCTTGTGAGTAAAATTAAATCGGGATTCAGGTTCCTGAGTTTTCTTTTGTCCACAAATATATAATCTCCTACAACTTCCGCTTTTAAATCTTTCACATATCTTGAACAGTACTTTGAAACCCCCACGACCTGATCGCCAGCGCCTATCTCGAAAAGTACTTCAGTAAACCCGCTTACCATACTTACAATCCTCATCGTTTTACACTCCTTAAATATATATCATCTTTCTGGTCATGCCTCCATCAACCACAAAATACTGGCCAGTTATAAAACCACTTCTGTCTTCATCTGCCAAAAAAAGAACCAAGTTGGCTATATCTTCAATTGTGCCCGCTCTGCCTGTGAGATGTTGCTGATGCTCCTGCTGGCTGATGTTTTCGTTTTCGTGCAAAATCCAACCAGGACATATAGCGTTAACCCTGACATTCGGCCCAAGAGAATTCGCCAGTGCGTGAGTCAACCCAATTATGCCGGCTTTCGAGGCACTATATGCTTCGT is a window of Pseudothermotoga elfii DSM 9442 = NBRC 107921 DNA encoding:
- a CDS encoding Dph6-related ATP pyrophosphatase gives rise to the protein MFYNGDFETPGIVFSSWSGGKDSALAFYKAKQYFRRVDYIFTMFDETCKRTRSHGLKKQIIETQAKSMGVKFLCGCAGWENYEEVFTGVLEKHFKGGVGVFGDIDIQEHLNWVIKVCSRVDVKVFEPLWKMNRKEIIEEFISLGFKAKVVTVKKGYEELLGREIDHDFIDLASELGIDICGENGEYHTIVYDGPGFKDRIDI
- a CDS encoding aminotransferase class I/II-fold pyridoxal phosphate-dependent enzyme encodes the protein MKIFHGGINREEFTDFSISVNPIKPPFFEKLFSNKLVEYCGKYTYIEQLEEKFAKRYGENTVILAGATEALQIIGFTLMEDSEVIIPIPSYGEYARIASFKAHRIHFVDILDYKNRKLDYSILENYIKDLKRKNRSGKNTVIILGNPNNPTGYYEKNIASFVDRNIDERTTLVIDEAFVDFIPEKDRVDLSDFENTILIRTFTKFYSIPGIRAGYVKSKNFKSLFESYRSPWAVGAMGYLFLETLLREDIYALNRFEKNTVEYTERERKKFEDFTYFISNTNYFVAEIGDVEKFLQILHHNKMHVRTMYDFKMPKFVRIGLKDEQSNEKLLNLLRDWRESYGLHSRLYR
- the cobT gene encoding nicotinate-nucleotide--dimethylbenzimidazole phosphoribosyltransferase, producing the protein MMNIEEEFLKQQILERLNNLTKPIKSLGYLEDIVLKIGLIQGKIIPDLPKDKRVYIFAADHGVAANGVSAYPKQVTYQMVLNFLNGGAAINVFSRHVGAKVYVVDAGIDGDFDVKNDYFINAKIGYGTNDFTKGPAMSREQAEKCIEYGRKIAKEAIESGADLLVVGDMGIGNTTTASAIAVSFGFDIDEILDIGTFIDKDGLKRKRKAIQKAIEINNPDKNDPVDVLAKVGGFCFGQMAGFILKSAEEKIPVLIDGFPTTAGLLLAWNMDHNVLRYVFAGHRSMVKGHKVILDALNLRPILDLNMRLGEGTGAVLSIPIIEAAIKMIGEMSTFESAGVSKGVDQVK
- the cbiB gene encoding adenosylcobinamide-phosphate synthase CbiB, which translates into the protein MSRLLMLIFAVFVDILLGEYPNIIHPVAYMGKIGKLFDKYVNNKGQSKSTRFLSGLCAEMIEISVWCCMLIFLRISLKSKIIEYVILTCLLKATFSIRGLYEHVRKCSTDNIAKLRKSVSMIVSRGTEKLDKPHLYSAAIESLSENISDSITAPLFYYILFGLDGALIYRIANTYDALFGYHSEKYEWFGKFCARLDDALNFIPARITAFLILLFSPKNAWKYIKKYGSIKINATYPMSAFAGVLQIGIEKIGYYRFDGQLPQKEDLKRALILYIKVVSLILIIAVLILILKLLGDRA
- a CDS encoding cob(I)yrinic acid a,c-diamide adenosyltransferase, with the translated sequence MGYIHVYTGNGKGKTTAAFGLAIRAACAGKSVYIAQFVKGMKYSELDVSKYIPNIVVEQHGRNCFIVNTPTQEDIDLARKGFEKVSKYIMEGTFDVIVLDEINIAVYYKLITVDEVLQVLRNRHEKPEIILTGRYAPEEFVEYADLVSEILEIKHYYQKGVTARKGIEF
- a CDS encoding bifunctional adenosylcobinamide kinase/adenosylcobinamide-phosphate guanylyltransferase translates to MITLITGGMKCGKSSFALKYILSKNYKNRAFLATAVPFDEDMRRKIEKHRIERGNLFETFEEPLNIAGTLKKIDENYEVILFECLTTYLGNLYYYNVDVEKYVSDFVGVISSMKSDIVIVTNEVGWSIVPENNLARKYAETLGKINSKIASFSDRVYVVISGISVRIK
- a CDS encoding adenosylcobinamide-GDP ribazoletransferase, producing the protein MMNDFLTALSFISRLPVKLNNTENFETNIKKAPSYFTLVGYIPGFIYFFTSLWSENIFIRIAGIAAGFYLFDLFHFDGLLDMLDGFLNQSDKEKRLLIMSKGNVGPFAVFYGTLYVIAFYNLFSHLDPTDFLFGSVFGRYSMSILISISKPAKNTGLGAMFFPAYKYTPLIAALFSAPMLCLGCVKFILSFLVSFLTAIFVKIISEKKISGITGDVIGGTSLLSQMFILLSIAGVEL
- the cbiR gene encoding cobamide remodeling phosphodiesterase CbiR, which encodes MKRMIGTTSWLFPGTYYENARLVAQNVDFVELLVYTWDEETQNIIDVEIDKLNNLTEKYGLLYTVHLPTDKIENVFSAYRYFTISKLKIVNYVLHPIEGVEVFLSLNGSNMSLENLKEKIVYHEKMTFDVGHHLLGKKFDTGFLKNVNEIHLMGVSQQKDHLRVNEETLIKISKIFGDSIEKIRLWCIEVFDINDMLESLSLVKSFLNRWEIK
- a CDS encoding helical backbone metal receptor; amino-acid sequence: MRIVSMVSGFTEVLFEIGAGDQVVGVSKYCSRYVKDLKAEVVGDYIFVDKRKLRNLNPDLILLTSGIQERLSEELKKEGFPVFVLPLPRSINGIWENIISLGGLTGKLKEAKEMVYHHQEKLWHLGSLRKKQHQSVYVELWLGKHVRTIGGLTFIDDIIYFSGGKNIFSSRCESYIEPDLEVVEIIKPEFGIFFHEPDFPVDVEELLKTRNWNWFKKVIKMNIERGKNIIHDGPSVIETIAWLSNQLC